In Alkalihalobacterium alkalinitrilicum, a genomic segment contains:
- a CDS encoding 2-keto-4-pentenoate hydratase: MANTNVVNVIDQIANELFEAEKNKTSVNKFVDRFPELDETLAYQVQEKLVELKCEAENTVRIGRKLGLTSKAKQVMMGVHEPSYGVLLESMQLYEGEKISIAPFIHAKLEPEIAFVFKKELKGPHVTVADVLAATEFIAPAVEIIDSRFQGFSFTLADAVADNSSSSKFIIGDRFYSPEKFDLKLMGMVFKKNGEIISTGAGAAVMGHPARAIAWLANKLYKVCQSIQPGEVVLSGSLSGAEKIEPGDHFSASFDGIGTVEAVFTE; this comes from the coding sequence ATGGCAAATACAAATGTAGTCAACGTAATTGATCAAATCGCAAATGAATTGTTTGAAGCGGAAAAAAATAAAACGTCGGTCAATAAGTTTGTCGATCGTTTTCCTGAGCTAGATGAAACTTTAGCTTATCAAGTTCAAGAAAAATTGGTCGAGTTAAAATGTGAAGCAGAAAACACGGTAAGAATCGGACGTAAGCTTGGTTTAACAAGTAAAGCAAAACAAGTAATGATGGGCGTTCATGAACCATCTTACGGAGTTTTACTTGAAAGCATGCAGCTTTACGAAGGCGAGAAAATCTCCATTGCGCCGTTTATCCATGCGAAATTAGAACCAGAAATTGCGTTCGTCTTTAAGAAAGAGCTGAAGGGGCCACATGTCACGGTTGCTGACGTGTTAGCGGCGACGGAATTTATTGCACCAGCCGTTGAAATTATCGACAGTCGCTTTCAAGGCTTTAGTTTTACATTGGCTGATGCCGTTGCTGATAATTCCTCGTCCTCGAAGTTTATTATCGGTGACCGTTTTTACTCACCAGAGAAATTTGACTTAAAACTCATGGGAATGGTCTTCAAGAAAAACGGTGAAATCATTTCTACGGGGGCTGGCGCTGCAGTCATGGGGCATCCTGCAAGGGCGATTGCTTGGCTTGCGAATAAACTTTATAAGGTTTGCCAAAGCATTCAACCAGGTGAAGTTGTGTTAAGTGGTTCACTATCAGGTGCTGAGAAGATTGAACCTGGTGACCATTTCTCTGCAAGCTTTGACGGAATTGGAACGGTAGAAGCGGTTTTCACGGAATAA
- a CDS encoding acetaldehyde dehydrogenase (acetylating) — translation MSKVKVAILGSGNIGTDLMYKILKNEETMELSMMVGIDPESEGLIRAQNMGIHASHVGAKAILEDPDIKIVFDATSAKAHMAIAEEFRNAGKMMIDLTPAAVGPYVVPPVNLNAHIEAMNVNMVSCGGQATTPLVHAVNRIVPVHYAEVIATAASKAIGPGTRQNVDEFTRTTANAIKEVGGAHMARAIPVFNSAVPEIKMTNTVYAVIKENDFDETAVKKSVKSIVEEVSSYVPGYRLKGEPFVDYRDTPWGRLPVVVIMNEVESTGDFFPSYAGNLDIMTASARKVGELYAQHCLGTKEVSQ, via the coding sequence ATGTCCAAGGTTAAAGTTGCGATCTTAGGATCAGGAAATATTGGGACAGATTTAATGTACAAAATTTTAAAAAATGAAGAAACCATGGAGCTTTCCATGATGGTCGGGATTGATCCAGAATCTGAAGGGTTAATTCGTGCACAAAACATGGGAATTCATGCAAGCCATGTAGGAGCAAAAGCGATTTTGGAAGATCCAGACATTAAGATTGTCTTTGATGCAACAAGTGCAAAGGCACATATGGCGATTGCCGAAGAGTTCCGCAACGCAGGAAAAATGATGATTGATTTAACACCAGCTGCAGTTGGACCTTATGTTGTGCCACCAGTCAATCTCAACGCACATATTGAAGCGATGAACGTCAACATGGTTTCATGTGGCGGCCAAGCAACAACACCACTTGTTCATGCGGTTAACCGAATCGTTCCTGTTCACTATGCGGAAGTCATTGCGACAGCAGCAAGTAAAGCGATTGGGCCAGGAACAAGACAAAATGTCGATGAGTTTACACGCACAACGGCGAATGCGATTAAAGAAGTCGGTGGGGCCCACATGGCTCGCGCGATTCCGGTGTTCAACTCAGCGGTGCCAGAAATTAAAATGACGAATACGGTTTATGCTGTCATTAAAGAAAATGATTTTGATGAAACGGCGGTAAAAAAATCGGTAAAAAGCATTGTAGAAGAAGTATCTAGCTATGTACCAGGGTATCGCTTAAAAGGTGAACCGTTCGTTGATTATCGTGACACGCCTTGGGGACGCTTACCAGTTGTCGTTATTATGAATGAAGTGGAAAGCACGGGTGATTTCTTCCCGTCGTACGCAGGAAACTTAGATATCATGACAGCGTCTGCACGCAAAGTTGGAGAGTTATATGCTCAGCACTGTCTAGGAACGAAGGAGGTCTCCCAATGA
- a CDS encoding 2-hydroxymuconate tautomerase — protein MPFIQVNILKGRSPEQKEKLIREMTNVAMDVLDAPEQAVRVMIQELEPEHWGIAGESVKKQKETSK, from the coding sequence ATGCCATTTATTCAAGTTAATATTTTAAAAGGGAGATCCCCTGAACAAAAGGAAAAATTAATTCGAGAAATGACCAATGTTGCGATGGATGTACTTGATGCACCTGAACAAGCCGTACGTGTGATGATCCAAGAACTGGAACCTGAGCATTGGGGCATTGCAGGAGAATCAGTAAAAAAACAGAAGGAGACTTCGAAATGA
- a CDS encoding aldehyde dehydrogenase, with protein MTKLKTELKQVELYINGEYVQSSNQAIFEVKNPATQEVIAYVSQASEEDVDKACQAAREAFENGPWRTMTVADRCNKLRRMAEIILERKEEIARLDAADVGKPYEMALGMIPRAAKNISFFADFFEQQGGEAYPMEDEYLNYTRYEPVGVASLITPWNVPFMLTTWKLGPCLAAGNTAVIKPAEMTPLSVSLLGEIAKEAGIPDGVVNVVHGLGGVVGTALTKHPEVDLVSFTGSTATAKRIMENGSASLKKVSFELGGKAANIVFEDANLEKAVPESIRAAFMNSGQVCLAGSRILVQRSILDEFIEKFKNAAMALKVGDPQEEGTKMGPVVSEAHYKKVTSYLEIAKEENATLICGGKRPEHLQTGFYLEPTVYLQEDHTTRLCQEEIFGPVVTIIPFDTEEEALRIANDTDYGLNGVVWTENLQRAHRISHNVRAGTIWVNCWFVRDLRAPFGGFKKSGVGREGGQHSLEFFTEAKNICIALK; from the coding sequence ATGACCAAGCTAAAGACAGAGCTTAAACAAGTTGAACTATATATTAATGGAGAATACGTTCAATCTAGTAATCAAGCAATCTTTGAAGTCAAAAATCCAGCTACACAAGAGGTCATTGCCTATGTAAGTCAAGCATCTGAAGAAGATGTTGATAAAGCATGTCAAGCCGCTCGTGAGGCGTTTGAAAATGGACCTTGGCGTACGATGACAGTCGCAGATCGTTGCAATAAGCTGCGCCGCATGGCGGAAATTATTTTAGAAAGAAAAGAAGAAATTGCACGGTTAGATGCAGCGGACGTCGGTAAACCATATGAGATGGCACTTGGGATGATCCCGCGTGCCGCAAAAAACATTAGCTTTTTCGCCGATTTCTTCGAGCAGCAAGGTGGAGAAGCTTACCCGATGGAAGATGAGTACCTAAACTATACACGGTATGAACCAGTAGGGGTGGCATCATTAATTACTCCGTGGAATGTACCATTTATGTTAACAACTTGGAAGCTAGGGCCATGTTTAGCTGCTGGAAATACAGCGGTTATTAAACCAGCAGAAATGACACCACTATCGGTATCGCTTCTTGGTGAAATCGCAAAAGAAGCTGGAATTCCTGATGGCGTCGTCAATGTTGTCCATGGTTTAGGTGGCGTAGTTGGGACGGCTCTTACGAAGCATCCTGAAGTTGATTTAGTATCTTTTACAGGCTCAACCGCTACAGCAAAAAGAATCATGGAAAACGGATCGGCATCATTAAAGAAAGTATCGTTTGAGCTTGGTGGAAAAGCGGCAAATATCGTCTTTGAAGATGCCAACCTTGAAAAAGCAGTCCCAGAATCGATCCGTGCCGCATTTATGAATTCAGGGCAAGTTTGTCTTGCAGGATCAAGAATTTTAGTTCAGCGTTCCATCTTGGATGAATTTATTGAGAAATTTAAGAACGCGGCGATGGCATTAAAAGTTGGCGATCCGCAAGAAGAAGGTACGAAAATGGGACCTGTTGTAAGTGAAGCCCACTACAAAAAGGTCACGAGCTATCTTGAAATCGCGAAAGAGGAAAATGCCACGCTGATTTGCGGTGGAAAACGTCCTGAACACCTGCAAACGGGCTTTTATCTCGAACCAACAGTCTATCTTCAGGAAGATCATACAACGCGTTTATGCCAAGAAGAAATCTTTGGTCCCGTCGTAACGATCATTCCATTCGATACAGAAGAAGAAGCTCTTCGTATTGCTAATGATACGGATTACGGGTTAAATGGAGTAGTTTGGACAGAAAACTTGCAACGCGCTCATCGTATTTCCCATAATGTGCGAGCAGGAACGATTTGGGTTAACTGCTGGTTTGTTCGTGATTTACGTGCACCATTTGGTGGATTTAAGAAAAGTGGAGTGGGCCGTGAAGGTGGTCAACATAGCTTGGAATTTTTCACAGAAGCGAAGAACATTTGCATTGCTTTAAAATAA
- a CDS encoding adenylyltransferase/cytidyltransferase family protein, protein METIQISTSNRHLKITNAKPCVMALGFFDGVHIGHQQVIKEAKRIADEKKLPLCMMSFFPHPKEVLSNGRKIVPYLMPISDKQRIFSELGADTFYIIEFNREFASLSPKEFVQKYLLDFKVELAVAGFDFTYGRSGEGNMDRMKDDSNGQITGIKVTKIEFNGEKISSTLIRSLLFSGEVEKIPDYLGSYYQIEGKVTILSSYGELYVNPYYLLPPSGIYEVTVCSKQMNTKLVAVVNDEKLKLINLSGKLLSFKHNEVVRIQWNKRLPNGMCSQLDRTFQFRKDRVSNRVVV, encoded by the coding sequence TTGGAAACCATTCAGATCTCAACCAGCAACCGCCACTTGAAGATAACTAATGCAAAGCCTTGTGTGATGGCACTTGGATTTTTCGATGGGGTTCACATCGGGCATCAACAGGTGATCAAGGAGGCAAAAAGAATAGCGGATGAAAAAAAGCTCCCTTTATGTATGATGAGTTTTTTTCCCCACCCGAAGGAAGTTCTTTCAAATGGAAGAAAAATTGTTCCTTACCTTATGCCAATATCAGATAAACAGAGGATATTTTCTGAATTGGGGGCCGATACGTTTTACATTATTGAGTTTAATCGTGAATTTGCATCCTTGTCGCCAAAAGAGTTTGTTCAAAAATATCTGCTTGATTTTAAAGTAGAACTAGCAGTTGCTGGCTTTGACTTTACGTACGGCCGCAGCGGCGAAGGAAATATGGATCGTATGAAGGACGACTCTAACGGACAAATCACTGGAATCAAAGTGACTAAAATTGAGTTCAATGGTGAAAAAATTAGCTCGACTCTGATTAGAAGTTTACTATTTTCTGGAGAGGTAGAAAAAATTCCCGATTATTTAGGAAGTTACTATCAAATCGAAGGTAAGGTTACAATTCTTTCATCTTATGGCGAATTATATGTAAATCCTTATTACTTGTTGCCGCCATCAGGAATTTACGAAGTGACAGTATGTAGTAAACAGATGAATACAAAGCTAGTAGCAGTAGTGAATGATGAGAAATTAAAATTGATCAATCTCAGCGGAAAGCTGCTTTCATTTAAACATAATGAAGTGGTTAGAATTCAGTGGAATAAACGTCTACCGAATGGGATGTGCAGCCAATTAGATCGTACATTTCAATTTCGAAAAGACCGTGTATCGAATCGTGTGGTTGTTTGA
- a CDS encoding TRAP transporter large permease subunit, with the protein MIDLGVTPMAAHMFVLFFATVSNFTPPIALACFAAAPIARDNPHKIGFAATKLGIMGYVLPFIFVYNSAILLGTSPEAGMMDVVISILYVIIGINILSVAVAAYLFKDLSWMKRAILTILSAVIMVSINSEAGWLINTVACILALAVFMQEWLAKRKVSDRDTESQKQAYDIG; encoded by the coding sequence ATGATTGATTTAGGCGTAACACCAATGGCTGCTCATATGTTTGTTCTATTCTTTGCAACGGTTTCTAACTTTACACCACCGATTGCTCTAGCATGTTTTGCCGCTGCACCAATTGCAAGAGACAACCCACATAAAATCGGGTTTGCAGCAACAAAATTAGGAATTATGGGCTATGTTCTTCCATTTATTTTTGTCTATAATTCTGCAATTTTATTAGGAACTAGTCCTGAAGCTGGAATGATGGATGTCGTAATTTCTATTTTATATGTAATCATTGGAATTAATATTTTATCTGTCGCAGTCGCAGCGTATTTATTTAAAGATTTGAGCTGGATGAAACGAGCGATTCTCACAATTTTATCCGCTGTCATTATGGTCTCAATCAATAGCGAAGCAGGTTGGCTTATTAATACAGTTGCATGTATTTTAGCGCTAGCAGTATTCATGCAAGAATGGCTGGCAAAACGTAAAGTTTCTGATCGTGATACGGAAAGTCAAAAACAGGCGTATGACATTGGCTAA
- the dmpG gene encoding 4-hydroxy-2-oxovalerate aldolase: MKPRITDTTLRDGSHAVSHSFSPEQVREIVGRLDEAGVPVIEISHGAGLFGSTIQQGFSVHSEFDLIKTAIETAKNSKIASLFVPGIGTSEELRQAVEMGIGAIRIAVHCTEADVTEQYFRLAKELGIEAVGFLMMSHTQPASVIAEQAKLMESYGADCVYVVDSAGALVPKGVRERVSALKEALSIEVGFHAHNNLGLAIGNSIAALEAGADQIDGTLRGLGAGAGNAPTEALVAALNKMEVDTGINLAVLMDVAEDVVAPLMPGPIIIDRDNLSSGYAGVYNSFLLHVRHAAEKFGVSPSEIMEELGKRQAIAGQEDWILDVAVELAEKKRLKV; the protein is encoded by the coding sequence ATGAAACCAAGAATTACAGATACAACATTAAGAGATGGATCACATGCAGTAAGCCATAGTTTTTCTCCAGAACAGGTAAGAGAGATTGTTGGTCGCTTAGATGAAGCTGGTGTACCAGTGATTGAAATTAGCCATGGAGCTGGTTTATTCGGATCAACAATTCAACAAGGGTTTTCTGTTCATTCGGAATTTGATTTGATCAAGACTGCAATTGAAACTGCCAAGAATTCAAAAATCGCTTCATTATTCGTTCCTGGAATTGGAACGAGTGAAGAACTTCGCCAAGCGGTGGAAATGGGGATTGGTGCGATTCGAATAGCGGTTCATTGTACAGAAGCAGATGTAACAGAACAATATTTCCGCTTAGCGAAAGAATTAGGCATTGAAGCTGTAGGCTTCCTCATGATGTCTCATACGCAACCAGCAAGTGTAATTGCGGAACAAGCAAAATTAATGGAATCGTATGGAGCCGATTGTGTCTATGTTGTGGACTCGGCGGGAGCACTTGTACCCAAAGGAGTTAGAGAAAGAGTTTCAGCATTAAAAGAAGCACTTTCCATCGAAGTCGGTTTCCATGCTCATAACAACCTCGGGTTAGCGATTGGGAACTCGATCGCTGCTCTAGAAGCAGGCGCAGATCAAATCGATGGAACGTTACGCGGCCTTGGGGCAGGCGCAGGGAATGCACCAACTGAAGCATTAGTCGCAGCATTAAATAAGATGGAAGTCGATACAGGAATTAATTTAGCGGTACTCATGGATGTTGCCGAAGATGTTGTGGCACCATTAATGCCTGGTCCGATCATTATCGACCGCGATAACTTATCAAGTGGATACGCTGGCGTTTACAATAGTTTCCTATTACATGTTCGCCATGCCGCTGAGAAGTTTGGGGTTAGCCCTTCAGAAATTATGGAAGAGTTAGGAAAACGTCAAGCAATCGCTGGTCAGGAAGACTGGATTTTAGATGTAGCTGTCGAGCTAGCTGAGAAAAAAAGACTAAAAGTTTAA
- a CDS encoding aromatic-ring-hydroxylating dioxygenase subunit beta: MSQKEGVLTQSVNMEVQLEISNFLYREAHLLDIRNYHEWLDLLADDIVYRMPARLTNEGKHNTPNIDYDSKFFDETKLSLSTRVKRLDTSSAWAEVSGPRQRHFISNILIEKGIVYDGYEEYFVRSNFLYKRNRGSATTSEELFGGREDIIRRENGELKIASRIIYPDQVVLGTINLSMFL, encoded by the coding sequence ATGAGTCAAAAAGAAGGGGTTCTTACTCAGTCGGTGAACATGGAAGTACAGTTGGAAATTTCAAATTTTCTCTATCGGGAAGCCCATTTACTGGATATCCGTAACTACCATGAATGGCTTGATTTGCTAGCTGATGATATCGTTTATCGAATGCCTGCACGTTTGACAAATGAAGGTAAACATAATACACCAAATATTGATTATGATTCTAAATTTTTTGACGAAACAAAGTTATCACTGAGCACAAGAGTAAAGCGTTTGGATACCTCTTCTGCATGGGCAGAAGTCTCGGGACCACGTCAGCGCCATTTTATCAGTAACATTCTTATTGAAAAAGGAATTGTTTATGACGGATATGAGGAGTACTTTGTTAGAAGCAACTTCTTATACAAGCGCAATAGGGGCTCTGCTACTACTTCTGAAGAATTATTTGGTGGGCGTGAAGATATCATAAGAAGAGAAAATGGAGAATTGAAGATCGCCTCTCGAATTATCTATCCTGATCAGGTGGTTTTAGGAACGATCAATTTAAGTATGTTTTTGTAA
- a CDS encoding catechol 2,3-dioxygenase, which yields MTKIQEPIFDVAQLGHLEIFSPKPEETVDFFKRFLGMNETARSGQSVYLRAYEESYHNSLKVTESKQAGLGHAGWRTVSPQALHRRVEAVMKTGLGKGWIDGDIGHGEAFQFTTPDGHLMELFYDVEYYQPKENEKSKLLNRTTKRPEIGVPVRRLDHLNLMSSNPGRDTQFMTDALGFRVREQIQDNGNVIGSWISVSNLVHEIAFMPEPNQISGKMHHLCYWYGIPQNLYDLADLLKDHGYFVEVPPNKHGISQAFCMYVYEPGGNRVELFGDAGYLILDPTHEPVIWDMKDVPGNGDAWIGSAFPESWWLRGTPVTIPETSK from the coding sequence ATGACAAAAATTCAAGAACCAATTTTTGATGTTGCTCAGCTTGGTCATTTGGAGATTTTTTCACCAAAACCAGAAGAGACAGTAGATTTTTTTAAGAGATTTTTAGGAATGAATGAAACTGCTCGCTCTGGACAATCTGTTTATTTAAGAGCATATGAAGAGTCTTACCATAACTCATTAAAAGTAACAGAATCTAAACAAGCGGGGCTCGGCCATGCTGGATGGCGTACGGTTTCTCCGCAAGCGCTTCATCGTAGAGTCGAAGCGGTTATGAAAACAGGTCTTGGTAAAGGCTGGATTGATGGAGATATCGGACATGGTGAAGCGTTCCAGTTTACGACACCTGATGGCCATTTGATGGAACTATTCTACGATGTCGAATACTACCAACCAAAAGAAAACGAAAAATCAAAACTATTAAACCGTACTACGAAACGTCCTGAAATTGGTGTACCTGTACGTCGCTTAGATCATCTGAACCTTATGTCATCAAACCCAGGAAGAGACACGCAATTTATGACAGATGCGTTAGGTTTCCGTGTTAGAGAACAAATTCAAGATAACGGAAATGTGATCGGAAGCTGGATTAGTGTTTCTAACCTTGTTCATGAGATCGCTTTCATGCCGGAACCTAATCAAATTTCAGGGAAAATGCATCACCTTTGCTACTGGTATGGAATTCCGCAAAACTTGTATGATTTAGCTGATTTATTAAAAGATCATGGCTATTTTGTTGAAGTACCACCGAACAAACACGGCATTAGCCAAGCGTTCTGTATGTATGTATACGAGCCAGGTGGCAATCGTGTGGAACTTTTCGGAGATGCAGGTTACCTGATCTTAGACCCAACGCACGAACCAGTTATTTGGGATATGAAGGATGTACCTGGAAACGGAGATGCGTGGATTGGTAGCGCGTTCCCTGAATCATGGTGGTTACGTGGAACTCCAGTAACCATTCCTGAAACTTCTAAATAA
- a CDS encoding 2-keto-4-pentenoate hydratase: MIVQESASRLLEAEKTKNVIEPLTVTFPEITVDEAYHAQLEIIRQKVENGAIIVGKKIGATSKAIQNMFGVNVPDYGHLLDDMMFVEGETISLSQYIQPKVEFEIAFILKKDLKGHKVTTLDVIEATDYIVPAIEIIDSRIEDWKIKFEDTVADNGSSASAIIGGKPTKLDGIDLTNIGMVAYKNGEILDSAAGAAVLGNPLRSVAWLANSLAKYDVSLKAGEIVLSGALTSAVPIEAKDTFTAEFAHIGSVSVSFKE; this comes from the coding sequence GTGATCGTTCAAGAATCGGCAAGTCGCTTATTAGAAGCAGAAAAAACGAAAAATGTCATTGAACCGTTAACGGTAACTTTTCCTGAAATAACCGTCGATGAGGCGTACCACGCTCAATTAGAGATCATCCGTCAAAAAGTTGAAAATGGTGCGATCATAGTTGGGAAGAAAATTGGGGCGACAAGTAAAGCGATCCAGAATATGTTTGGTGTAAATGTCCCTGATTATGGTCACCTTCTCGACGACATGATGTTTGTCGAAGGAGAAACTATTTCGCTTTCTCAGTATATTCAACCAAAAGTAGAGTTTGAGATTGCCTTTATTTTAAAGAAAGATTTAAAAGGTCATAAAGTGACGACATTGGATGTTATTGAAGCAACCGATTATATTGTTCCTGCGATTGAAATTATCGATAGTCGCATTGAAGATTGGAAGATTAAATTTGAAGATACGGTCGCAGACAATGGGTCATCGGCAAGCGCGATCATTGGTGGAAAGCCGACAAAGCTAGATGGTATTGATCTTACGAATATCGGAATGGTCGCTTATAAAAACGGTGAAATCCTTGACTCTGCCGCAGGTGCAGCTGTTTTAGGGAACCCACTTCGTTCAGTGGCGTGGCTGGCAAACTCATTAGCGAAGTATGATGTTTCGTTAAAAGCGGGTGAGATCGTACTATCTGGAGCACTCACAAGTGCAGTGCCAATTGAAGCGAAAGATACATTTACTGCTGAGTTTGCTCATATCGGTTCAGTGTCTGTTTCGTTTAAAGAATAA
- a CDS encoding aromatic ring-hydroxylating oxygenase subunit alpha codes for MEKHSGITKETLLTVKEKLKDGVLPQWVLADRDMFELELKNVFGHTWQFLAHESELKEPGSFVTRWIANDPVLVTKTKTGKIKAFLNSCTHRGTLLCTADSGKQKSFTCPFHGWTYNNEGCLVGIAVGNKVYGEEMNKEDWNLRPIPKVDSYQGMIFGNLDKDAESLDESLGNLKWYLDIMLGRSDGGMEVQGSPQRYVVEANWKVTAENFESDPYHVQYTHKSSKEMGIAPNDPFFPGHGYQVVLDNGHGINLVALDETGISPFPYQGMPESMWPMFEKNLTKEQLGILKDSFFVGGVYPNLGFLQFSFPPLEGEPQLYNFLNFRLWRPLAPDKVEVWSWHLIDKAAPKEYKEKSYFAFLSTFGPSGMLEQDDAEIWSRVSQASNGLMAQDKELSYNSFLNYLMGLDRVQPDEDFPGPGVAYPLCFLDTLSRSMHKRWIDLLLQEKPVQKEVR; via the coding sequence ATGGAGAAGCACAGCGGTATCACTAAAGAAACACTCTTGACAGTAAAGGAAAAATTAAAAGACGGTGTGTTGCCACAATGGGTTCTAGCCGACCGAGACATGTTTGAATTAGAACTAAAAAACGTATTTGGACACACTTGGCAATTTCTAGCCCATGAATCTGAGTTGAAGGAACCCGGCTCATTTGTTACAAGATGGATTGCTAATGACCCAGTACTAGTTACTAAAACAAAGACAGGGAAAATTAAAGCTTTTCTTAATTCTTGTACGCACCGGGGCACCTTATTATGTACTGCAGATTCAGGGAAACAAAAATCCTTCACCTGTCCATTTCATGGTTGGACCTATAATAATGAAGGGTGCCTAGTTGGTATCGCTGTAGGCAATAAAGTTTACGGGGAGGAAATGAACAAAGAAGATTGGAATCTGCGTCCTATACCGAAAGTTGATAGTTATCAAGGGATGATTTTTGGAAACTTGGATAAAGATGCAGAATCTTTGGATGAATCTCTTGGAAATTTGAAGTGGTATTTAGACATTATGTTGGGCAGAAGCGATGGGGGAATGGAGGTACAGGGCTCTCCGCAGCGATATGTCGTTGAAGCAAATTGGAAAGTGACCGCTGAAAATTTCGAGTCGGATCCATACCATGTTCAATATACGCATAAATCCTCTAAAGAAATGGGCATTGCTCCCAATGATCCTTTCTTCCCAGGGCACGGTTACCAAGTTGTCTTAGATAATGGTCATGGAATTAATCTTGTTGCATTAGATGAAACGGGAATTTCTCCATTTCCATACCAAGGGATGCCAGAATCCATGTGGCCGATGTTTGAGAAAAACTTAACGAAAGAACAACTTGGTATTTTAAAAGATTCCTTTTTTGTAGGTGGAGTTTATCCTAACTTAGGGTTTTTGCAATTTAGTTTCCCTCCTTTAGAAGGGGAACCTCAATTATACAACTTCTTGAATTTTAGATTATGGAGACCATTGGCTCCAGATAAGGTAGAAGTTTGGAGCTGGCATCTGATCGATAAGGCTGCTCCGAAAGAATATAAAGAAAAATCATATTTCGCCTTTTTAAGTACCTTTGGTCCATCTGGGATGCTTGAGCAAGACGACGCAGAAATTTGGAGCAGAGTATCTCAAGCAAGTAATGGTCTAATGGCTCAAGATAAAGAGTTAAGTTACAATAGTTTCTTAAATTATTTGATGGGTCTTGACCGGGTTCAGCCAGACGAAGATTTCCCTGGGCCTGGAGTAGCCTATCCACTTTGTTTCTTAGATACATTATCGAGAAGTATGCATAAAAGATGGATTGATCTTTTACTTCAAGAAAAGCCAGTTCAAAAGGAGGTACGCTAA
- a CDS encoding sulfatase-like hydrolase/transferase codes for MTFQEPEFQGVIGKTVEESVPHWPEPTTPEKGAPNVVVIMLDDLGFAQLGCYGSDINTPNIDQLADEGVRYNNFHTTEMCSPTRASLLTGRNPHSTGVSFVTEFDSGFPNC; via the coding sequence ATGACTTTTCAAGAACCAGAATTTCAAGGTGTTATTGGAAAAACAGTTGAGGAATCGGTTCCACATTGGCCAGAACCAACAACACCTGAAAAAGGTGCACCGAATGTTGTCGTCATTATGTTAGATGATTTAGGATTTGCTCAGTTAGGCTGTTATGGGTCGGATATTAACACACCGAATATTGATCAGCTAGCGGATGAAGGGGTACGTTACAATAACTTTCATACAACAGAGATGTGTTCGCCAACACGAGCATCACTATTAACAGGGCGAAATCCTCATTCAACAGGGGTTTCTTTTGTTACCGAGTTTGACAGTGGCTTCCCCAATTGTTGA